The DNA region AGGAGAATACTGAAGATATACAGGTCAGACTGGGAGCAGTGATCCAAAAAGCTTGAATAACCAAGCAGCTCTTTCTGTCCATATTCCAGGCTCATCAAATTTCTCCTATTTCAAAGTAGACATCCACATGCAGAAATCTTGGCAGCTCCAAATATATTAGTCTAGCTGTTTCACATGGCATCTCCACAAGCCGGGCCCCAACTCAAATTCTGTACAGGAAGTTCCCATTGCTGTCAAAGAACTCCCGTCCCCTCTGCACTACTTTGCTGCTGAAGTTCTGGTTCCGTAGCTCCCCCGTCTTCAACATTTCCAGTTTCTCATCACTTGGCAATTCATTACTGTCATTTCTTCTGGTGCCTACACAATCATTGGAGTATTTTTGCAGCTCTCTCTGATGACCTAAGGCTGCAGTGATAGGCTCAAAGCTTTCCTTCTTCAAGCCCTGGattcctttatttcttcccttttgtCTCAGTGCATTTGTACTGTGAGTTTTTGACTCTATCACTGTCAAAGCTGTGCTGTGATGCTGACCTTCAGATGAGGCTTCATCCCCTGGCATCAGAAAAGAGTTTGATACAGAGTGGCCTGCAGGAAGTGGCTTCACGGTATCTCTAGAGCCCTGGAGCTGCCGGAGTGAGTGGGCAAACTCAGCTTTCTTAAGAACTTTTTGATCCTGCTTCAGTTTCTGTTCCAAAGTGGGTACAAATTTACTTCTTAAAACCCTTCGGATAACATCGGTGCTGACATCAAAACCTTCAGCCAACCTGGGAACTGACCAGGACTCAGCAAATTCCTTATGTAAATACCTATGGGAAAAAGGAGCAGGTTTTCAAGTTGTGAAGAAGTCTTCTACCAGAACagctaatataatatataatatatatatatatatatatatatatatatatatatatatatatatatatatatatatatatatatatatataccagtcataactaagtaaaaagaaaaggactttggaaaaattataaatgcagtccttTTATTGTGCCAATTAAGTAACTGGCATACTCACAGTAACACCTGACCACTTTCAGTCGGTCACTTCATTTCACCTCAACTGAACACTTCCCATTGGAAGTTACTTCCTGGGGTGAAGGAAGACTGAACTTCACTCCCAAAAGTACACAATGGCACTATGCTAAATGACAGCAGATGATGTAATGAGAACATCCAAAAGGGCTGGCCCAGGAAATGTTCCAGAAAATCCAAGCTAGAGCCCATCAGAAAGGATAAAAAGCAGTAATAAGCTAGTAGAGAGGGGGcaaggggggctggggctgcagctcagtggcacagcacttgcctagcatatgtgaggcactgggttcgattctcagaaccacataagataaataaataaggggctagagtgctcacctagcacatgcaaggcactggatttgatcctcctagcaccacatacataaatacataaataaataagtaaacaaacaagttatgtccaattacaactaaaaaataaaacaaagtaaaggcattctatccatctacaactacaaaaaaaaaaaaaaaagaggagggcaGGACAGATCAAAGACATTGATAGTTGAGTGAGCAACATTTGAAATACAAGGAAGCACATCACCTTCACTGGGAAGAGTTCAACAGAGCAGAAGTAAGGTCACATGGCGTCTAGGAGTCTGAAATTTATCCCAAGGCAACCGGGAGCCAAGGAAGGACTTTAAGCAGTAGAATGCCATGAGTAAGTATTCATTCTGAAGCTCAATCCAGTGATTGTTGTTCAGTGACAAAAGTGGAGGGTAGGGGGTGGGCGCTGgtcttgggttcgatccccaacaccacataaaaacaaagaaagatattatgtccaactacaactaaaaactaaatattaaaaaaaaaaaagtggggctggggttgtggctcagtggtagagtgctcgcctagcatgcatgaggcactgggtttgatcctcagcaccacgtaataacaaaataatgtgtccacctacaactaaaaaaaatacataaataaatatattttttaaaaagtgcaggtGGAGGGATTGGAGGTgcactcagtggcagagtgtacTTGCTCAGCACGAcccagggcctgggttcaatcttcagcatcataggggcggggtgtgggggggtggtcTAAGTGGAAAGATTAGGCAAAAGGCTATTATTGTAATTCAGGCAGTCAGAACAGAAACAATGGCAAGGTATGCACAGGACAGAAGAGAGCTGAAGAATATTTAGGAAGGTCAAATGTAGAATTTGTTAAGGAACTAAATATGGGGATGGTAGTATCAAGGCCAAGGCTAGGGGGCAGGGGATATAactcaggtggtagagtgcttgccttgcacacacagGCCCTGTCAGATGCTCCAGGAATTTTAAGGAGGCTAAAGATCACACTGTGTCAGCTGAATCTAATAATAAGGAAGTCACTGATGGATTTAAAGAGAACAGTCTTATTGTAGTGGTTAAAAAATcacatgcaaagaaaaaaaaatgggctggggctgtacctcaggaggcagagcacttgcctagcatgtgtgagacactgggtcaGATCcgcagcaccatgtaaaaattaaacaaataaaataaaggcatgttgttcctctacaaaaaaaaactaatatggGTAGAAGCAAGTTGGAAACAAAAAGAGGTAGGGTTTTTACTTTAtcgggttttttttgttttttttttttgatgggggagtactgagggattgaactcaggggtacttaaccactaagccacatccccagtctatcCAGGTGTGCCACAACACCTGGTAAGggaggggtttttttttgttttttttttttttaagtgtagatggatacaacacaatgcctttatttttatctggtgctgaggatagaacctgggtcccgcccatgctaggtaagagctctacccttgagccacaatcccagccccaagggaGGGTTCTAAGATGACAGGTTCCACTGGGTAAGTAGCCCATGCCagacttgagaagctgaggcagaagaattgcaagttcaaggccagcctcagcaacttaggccctaaagcaatttagcaaaaccctgtctcaaaaaataaagcattggggatgtagctcagtggtaaagcacctctaagttcaatccccagtacaaataaacaaacaggtTCCTAAGAAAATACATGGGGACAACCTAAAGCACAAAGAGAACTGTCCTAAACACTTCTctcaaaatgagaataaaagagCAAGACTAGGAAGCTGACAGGGTTTTTATTTAATggcctgttttaaatttttagaaggACATTTATTGACTACAAAAGGGGATTTGATAGGTAGAAAGCTGGAAGGTTTGAAaaagttaatttaagataatagagaactgattgcctagcatgtgttaagtccct from Ictidomys tridecemlineatus isolate mIctTri1 chromosome 5, mIctTri1.hap1, whole genome shotgun sequence includes:
- the Ngrn gene encoding neugrin codes for the protein MAVTLSLLLGGRVRTAVARYGFATRGLAGSGPMGREPDPDSDWEPEERELQEVESTLKRQKKAIRFQKIRRQMEAPGAPPRTLTWEAMEQIRYLHKEFAESWSVPRLAEGFDVSTDVIRRVLRSKFVPTLEQKLKQDQKVLKKAEFAHSLRQLQGSRDTVKPLPAGHSVSNSFLMPGDEASSEGQHHSTALTVIESKTHSTNALRQKGRNKGIQGLKKESFEPITAALGHQRELQKYSNDCVGTRRNDSNELPSDEKLEMLKTGELRNQNFSSKVVQRGREFFDSNGNFLYRI